The Mytilus galloprovincialis chromosome 4, xbMytGall1.hap1.1, whole genome shotgun sequence genome contains a region encoding:
- the LOC143073686 gene encoding uncharacterized protein LOC143073686 isoform X2 — protein MKKLIKFALRGVCYMFLVVTVFGEIIPTPCMKRQYNVYAYESLIRRIQPTSLYTCAETCLQMKICKSLNYYKNELKCELNFGVTTKEKTSVIFVDALDIPMEYAWHCKNHNCTREERCFTDKSLQVLCLPLNIECGSDIEEVPNAIWSNGGSLMGNETYYTCENKTVPLPEKCNRQMCVNSTASWNVITEVACQPNGKWKKASFSCIECFESLSDTKVNTSITLTGHQCQRWDKTSQAQSSKLTPAMFPDNTISAADNHCRSPVTGSDLDRPYFWCMTGDQKMTFDVCSVPMCYTEDVDCHDLGSAYIGKMTCTVTGRTCQNWNSQTPHVHTTVLDDPKDQTSNYCRNPGDGYSVPWCYTTDPNVKYEYCWIPNC, from the exons ATGAAGAAACTGATCAAGTTTGCATTGCGTGGAGTCTGTTATATGTTTTTGGTTGTAACAGTTTTTGGTGAAATAATTCCAACACCATGTATGAAGAGACAATATAATGTATATGCATATGAATCTTTAATACGGAGAATTCAACCAACATCTCTTTACACATGTGCTGAAACTTGCCTACAGATGAAAATTTGCAAGTCtttgaattattataaaaacGAATTGAAATGTGAACTGAATTTTGGTGTGACTACCAAAGAGAAAACTTCTGTAATTTTTGTCGATGCTTTGGACATCCCAATG GAATATGCATGGCATTGCAAAAATCATAACTGTACACGCGAAGAGAGATGTTTTACAGATAAAAGTCTCCAAGTTTTGTGTTTACCATTAA ACATAGAATGTGGAAGCGATATTGAAGAAGTTCCAAATGCAATTTGGTCGAACGGAGGTTCGTTAATGGGAAACGAAACGTATTACACAtgtgaaaataaaacagttcCCTTACCAGAAAAATGCAATAGACAAATGTGTGTAAATTCAACTGCATCTTGGAATGTTATAACAGAAGTTGCATGTCAGccaaatggaaaatggaaaaaaGCTAGTTTTTCCTGCATAg AGTGCTTCGAAAGCCTTAGTGATACAAAAGTAAACACTTCAATAACACTGACCGGTCATCAATGCCAAAGATGGGACAAAACTTCACAGGCTCAATCCTCTAAACTAACACCTGCAATGTTTCCAGACAATACTATCTCAGCTGCAGATAATCACTGCCGCTCTCCagtaaccggaagtgaccttgatcGGCCATATTTTTGGTGTATGACTGGAGACCAGAAAATGACCTTTGATGTATGTTCCGTTCCAATGTGTTATACTGAAG atgttGATTGTCACGATCTAGGTTCTGCGTACATAGGAAAGATGACGTGCACCGTGACCGGAAGGACCTGTCAGAACTGGAATAGTCAAACACCTCATGTACATACAACTGTACTGGATGACCCAAAGGACCAGACTAGCAATTACTGTCGCAATCCTGGGGATGGCTACAGTGTACCATGGTGTTACACAACGGATCCAAATGTGAAATATGAATACTGTTGGATCCCAAATTGTTAG
- the LOC143073686 gene encoding plasminogen-like isoform X1, which yields MKKLIKFALRGVCYMFLVVTVFGEIIPTPCMKRQYNVYAYESLIRRIQPTSLYTCAETCLQMKICKSLNYYKNELKCELNFGVTTKEKTSVIFVDALDIPMEYAWHCKNHNCTREERCFTDKSLQVLCLPLNIECGSDIEEVPNAIWSNGGSLMGNETYYTCENKTVPLPEKCNRQMCVNSTASWNVITEVACQPNGKWKKASFSCIECFESLSDTKVNTSITLTGHQCQRWDKTSQAQSSKLTPAMFPDNTISAADNHCRSPVTGSDLDRPYFWCMTGDQKMTFDVCSVPMCYTEDPNKHYQHLPDPIHSYTQHFADVPITRFKCYETNSTAILEHCPVSRYENRKWSSVNLSCSDVDCHDLGSAYIGKMTCTVTGRTCQNWNSQTPHVHTTVLDDPKDQTSNYCRNPGDGYSVPWCYTTDPNVKYEYCWIPNC from the exons ATGAAGAAACTGATCAAGTTTGCATTGCGTGGAGTCTGTTATATGTTTTTGGTTGTAACAGTTTTTGGTGAAATAATTCCAACACCATGTATGAAGAGACAATATAATGTATATGCATATGAATCTTTAATACGGAGAATTCAACCAACATCTCTTTACACATGTGCTGAAACTTGCCTACAGATGAAAATTTGCAAGTCtttgaattattataaaaacGAATTGAAATGTGAACTGAATTTTGGTGTGACTACCAAAGAGAAAACTTCTGTAATTTTTGTCGATGCTTTGGACATCCCAATG GAATATGCATGGCATTGCAAAAATCATAACTGTACACGCGAAGAGAGATGTTTTACAGATAAAAGTCTCCAAGTTTTGTGTTTACCATTAA ACATAGAATGTGGAAGCGATATTGAAGAAGTTCCAAATGCAATTTGGTCGAACGGAGGTTCGTTAATGGGAAACGAAACGTATTACACAtgtgaaaataaaacagttcCCTTACCAGAAAAATGCAATAGACAAATGTGTGTAAATTCAACTGCATCTTGGAATGTTATAACAGAAGTTGCATGTCAGccaaatggaaaatggaaaaaaGCTAGTTTTTCCTGCATAg AGTGCTTCGAAAGCCTTAGTGATACAAAAGTAAACACTTCAATAACACTGACCGGTCATCAATGCCAAAGATGGGACAAAACTTCACAGGCTCAATCCTCTAAACTAACACCTGCAATGTTTCCAGACAATACTATCTCAGCTGCAGATAATCACTGCCGCTCTCCagtaaccggaagtgaccttgatcGGCCATATTTTTGGTGTATGACTGGAGACCAGAAAATGACCTTTGATGTATGTTCCGTTCCAATGTGTTATACTGAAG atccAAATAAACATTACCAACATCTCCCGGACCCCATTCATTCATACACTCAACATTTTGCAGACGTACCGATCACCCGATTTAAGTGCTACGAAACAAACAGTACTGCCATTCTGGAACATTGTCCTGTGTCTCGGTATGAAAACAGGAAATGGTCATCAGTAAATCTATCATGCTCAG atgttGATTGTCACGATCTAGGTTCTGCGTACATAGGAAAGATGACGTGCACCGTGACCGGAAGGACCTGTCAGAACTGGAATAGTCAAACACCTCATGTACATACAACTGTACTGGATGACCCAAAGGACCAGACTAGCAATTACTGTCGCAATCCTGGGGATGGCTACAGTGTACCATGGTGTTACACAACGGATCCAAATGTGAAATATGAATACTGTTGGATCCCAAATTGTTAG